In the genome of Paenibacillus pabuli, one region contains:
- a CDS encoding DNA alkylation repair protein translates to MELIKDKYTPALIDRTGEWLHQFYPKLDKQQFRELVFAEGWGELEFKARIRRITLALTEVLPDNYEEALHVIEQAAPHMRGVEYLFVPDFVEVNGLAPENYELSMKYLTVFTPYSSSEFAVRPFIERYPIETMKRMMEWTSSPNEHIRRLASEGSRPRLPWGSKLRGFITDPTPVLPILHEMKQDESLYVRKSVANHLNDISKDHPELVLDLASSWYGQHEHTDWIVRHASRSLLKKGHPKALSLFGYVEQDATHIEHLQLAKDTVAIGEDLHFSFDVVNESGQSQRLRIEYEIGYMKANGKQAPKRFKCSDKTFPTGRTRVATKQSFKVITTRRYYAGLHTLTIVVNGQPAATATFVLEQTE, encoded by the coding sequence ATGGAACTTATTAAAGATAAATATACTCCCGCATTAATCGACCGGACAGGAGAATGGTTACACCAATTCTATCCCAAGTTGGACAAGCAGCAATTTCGTGAACTTGTATTTGCCGAAGGCTGGGGAGAGCTGGAGTTCAAAGCTCGTATCCGTCGCATTACGTTAGCCTTAACCGAAGTTCTGCCTGACAACTATGAAGAAGCATTACATGTGATTGAGCAGGCAGCTCCACATATGCGCGGTGTCGAGTATCTGTTTGTACCGGATTTTGTCGAAGTCAATGGACTTGCACCGGAAAACTACGAGCTATCCATGAAGTACTTGACCGTCTTCACACCTTATTCCAGTTCCGAGTTCGCGGTACGCCCGTTTATTGAACGCTATCCGATCGAAACGATGAAACGCATGATGGAATGGACAAGCAGCCCCAATGAGCACATTCGCAGACTTGCCAGTGAAGGCAGTCGCCCACGTCTCCCATGGGGCTCCAAACTGCGGGGATTCATCACCGATCCAACACCTGTACTTCCGATTCTGCATGAAATGAAGCAGGACGAGTCCCTGTATGTCCGGAAAAGCGTAGCCAATCACCTGAACGACATTTCAAAAGACCATCCTGAACTGGTCCTGGATTTGGCCTCAAGCTGGTACGGACAACATGAGCATACCGACTGGATCGTTCGTCACGCAAGCCGCTCATTGCTGAAAAAGGGGCATCCAAAGGCGCTGAGTCTTTTTGGTTATGTCGAGCAGGATGCGACACATATTGAGCATCTTCAGCTTGCAAAAGATACCGTGGCTATCGGGGAAGATCTTCATTTTTCCTTTGATGTCGTTAATGAAAGTGGTCAATCACAGAGGTTGCGGATCGAATATGAAATCGGATATATGAAAGCAAATGGCAAGCAGGCACCCAAACGTTTCAAATGCTCGGACAAGACTTTCCCTACCGGAAGAACCAGGGTTGCAACGAAACAATCATTCAAAGTGATTACAACCAGACGATACTACGCTGGTTTGCATACACTAACAATTGTTGTTAATGGACAACCTGCCGCTACGGCCACGTTTGTATTGGAGCAAACGGAGTAA
- the corA gene encoding magnesium/cobalt transporter CorA — MIRTLAISRDHQVSVNVPLTQLDLQDYAWVWADFNQPSEEESRLLDTYFHFHPLAIEDCMHVLQRPKLDYYDNLQFLVLHALNPATLEAEEVDLFLGANFLVSFHHGALEEVDEAWERLLHHAHERTIWARGPVAAAYTVMDKLVDHYFPSLFAIEDELAELENRGGKESVEDLMNQVFDLRSRLLKLRRTVVPMRDLLYRVVNSQHVQRTGEHTVYFTDIYDHLLKLTDMIEADREMTADLRDSYISLNSNRMNQIMKTLTVITTVFMPLTLIAGIYGMNFAYMPELQWKFGYGAVLLLMFVLGGSMVAWFVKRGWFK; from the coding sequence ATGATTCGTACACTCGCCATCTCACGGGATCATCAGGTATCTGTAAATGTACCGCTTACACAGCTGGATCTACAGGATTACGCCTGGGTATGGGCAGATTTCAATCAGCCTTCCGAAGAGGAAAGCCGGTTGCTGGATACATATTTTCATTTTCATCCATTAGCGATTGAGGACTGTATGCATGTGTTGCAGCGGCCCAAGCTCGATTATTATGATAATTTGCAGTTCCTCGTGCTGCATGCACTGAATCCTGCCACATTGGAAGCGGAAGAGGTGGACCTGTTTCTGGGTGCAAACTTCCTGGTTTCGTTTCATCACGGGGCACTGGAAGAAGTGGATGAAGCTTGGGAGAGGCTGCTGCATCATGCGCATGAACGAACCATCTGGGCCCGGGGCCCGGTGGCAGCAGCATATACGGTGATGGACAAGCTGGTCGATCATTATTTCCCGTCTCTGTTTGCCATCGAGGATGAGCTGGCTGAATTGGAGAACCGGGGCGGCAAGGAGTCGGTGGAGGACCTGATGAATCAGGTGTTCGACTTGCGCAGTCGATTGCTGAAACTTAGACGAACGGTAGTACCCATGCGGGATTTGCTCTATCGGGTAGTCAATTCTCAGCATGTGCAGAGAACAGGAGAGCATACCGTATATTTTACCGATATCTATGACCATTTGTTGAAGCTGACAGACATGATTGAAGCCGATCGGGAAATGACGGCCGACCTGCGCGACAGTTACATCTCGCTGAATTCCAACCGGATGAACCAGATTATGAAGACGCTCACCGTCATAACAACCGTCTTTATGCCACTGACACTGATCGCGGGGATCTATGGTATGAACTTTGCTTATATGCCTGAGCTGCAATGGAAGTTTGGGTATGGAGCTGTGCTGCTGTTGATGTTTGTTCTGGGCGGAAGCATGGTGGCCTGGTTTGTGAAGCGGGGCTGGTTTAAGTAA
- a CDS encoding tyrosine protein kinase — MPQHYYHRQPAPRQRPSSHPHRQAHTSAYLPPRALNEAQVQPMYPGVEPYYPPFQEVEASGLVPYSPGGPGGPGGNFFGGGAPVAPPVPVETPAASSGFSLANIGELKGMIDRFGGIDGIMNGIGKMQKVVGGFQQMAPMMKLVMGILPFGKGKKSSSAADQDYEEYSPPRSRKRRKKTTATPRKRNTNNKTGRNKSNSTRRRPKRNKKL; from the coding sequence ATGCCACAGCATTATTATCACCGCCAGCCCGCTCCACGGCAGCGTCCGTCGTCTCATCCGCATCGTCAGGCCCATACATCTGCCTACTTGCCGCCACGGGCATTGAATGAAGCTCAGGTTCAACCGATGTATCCAGGAGTAGAGCCTTACTACCCTCCATTCCAGGAAGTTGAAGCATCAGGACTTGTGCCTTATAGTCCAGGTGGTCCGGGGGGACCCGGTGGAAACTTTTTCGGTGGGGGAGCTCCTGTTGCTCCTCCAGTTCCGGTGGAGACGCCCGCGGCTTCCTCGGGCTTTTCACTGGCTAACATCGGAGAACTGAAAGGAATGATCGACCGCTTCGGTGGAATTGATGGCATCATGAACGGAATCGGCAAAATGCAAAAGGTCGTTGGCGGCTTTCAGCAGATGGCACCCATGATGAAGCTGGTGATGGGGATTCTGCCTTTTGGAAAAGGAAAAAAAAGCAGCAGTGCTGCGGATCAAGATTATGAAGAGTATTCACCGCCTCGCTCACGCAAACGCCGTAAAAAAACGACCGCTACTCCGCGCAAACGGAACACGAATAACAAGACTGGTCGTAATAAATCCAATTCCACCAGACGCCGTCCCAAAAGAAACAAAAAACTCTAA
- a CDS encoding YerC/YecD family TrpR-related protein, translating to MQLKKLNDKSIEQLFEAILTLKDIEECYVFFDDLCTVNEIQSMSQRLEVARMLGKGNTYNQIEAETGASTATISRVKRCLNYGNDGYKMTLERLGR from the coding sequence ATGCAGCTGAAAAAGCTAAATGATAAAAGCATTGAACAATTATTTGAAGCTATCTTGACTCTGAAGGATATTGAAGAGTGTTATGTATTTTTTGATGACCTCTGCACGGTAAACGAGATTCAATCCATGTCCCAGCGGCTGGAAGTGGCACGTATGCTTGGCAAAGGCAATACGTATAACCAGATTGAAGCTGAGACAGGTGCAAGTACAGCTACGATCTCTCGTGTAAAACGCTGTCTCAACTATGGTAATGACGGTTATAAAATGACGCTGGAACGCCTGGGACGCTAA